The following nucleotide sequence is from Thunnus albacares chromosome 15, fThuAlb1.1, whole genome shotgun sequence.
gctGCTGAATATGCCATACTTTGCCTTGTGTGATACTTTAATCTTCTCCATTATTATAAATGACAGTACTGTTGCATGTTTGTTGAGGTCAGACTCACAGTGTAAGACAGCTCAAAGAGGCGAGCTTTCCCCTCTCCCTGCATCCTTTCTGCCAGgtcaaacagaaagaaagccGTCTTCATCCTAAAACAAAGCACGCAGGCTCAGGGCTAAGTGCTGGATGGATGAGCCATGCAGATCCACACTCTCAGACGCACCACTCCAATGGAGTGATTTATGTAGATGCCGCCACCAAATAGAATGTACATGTAGATGCTCTACCACACAAGACTGGTTTATGGAGATGTTCTAGCAGGCTAGTATGCATCGTGACGCAGCTTTTATCTGCAAAGTATACAACCTCTCAAAAGAAGAAACCAGTGTCTCCTGTAAAAAGTTTACTGTACCTGGCTTGCCACATCTCCTCATTAGCCACACGCTCCCAGGACGCAGGATGGAAACTGTTCACACatagaacaaaaaaacatttctttatctAAACAGCCTCAGGCGTTAGCTTGTGCACAGTTCCACTAActataaatgattatttatgtGAATATATTGTTCCACCCAACTGTGCAGGTTTTGATACACTAAACATCAATGTTTGCTGCATAAACATTAAATGACTGAGCAACAATACCAGCTAGCACATTAGACATGGAGTAAAACCACATCTcccttttttcactttgttgacTGTAAACACTTGACCTCTTCTTCAAAAGAATATTTTAGCAGGATTCCCGAGCTAATATTTGGCTTGTGGGCATCGACGGACACGCTTGTCGTGAGGGTGCGGGAAATAATGTCACAGTATTCAGCCGTGGATATCTGAGTGAATGAAGGGCTGCTGGCAACAGCAACAGAATATGGAGCTTTGACTAATTCCACTTTTGACACAGTTATTGACAAAACGCAATAAGAAActcattatttttcatcttcagtctcATTTCAAATGGCTGAGAGCCTAATGTCTTGCTCTGGTGGAATTCACAAAGAGCTGGATCACAGCATGGAGAACAGAGGACAACCTCACTGAGGGGAGCTCTGTGGAAGGACGACCGAAGACCACAGAGAGAAGCGGCAGCAAGGAGATCTTTTCTGCTTTTGGTGACAAAATAACGCAGTTAGGACTCACTGGTTGGGTTTTATTATCTTTCTGTGTCAATATTTCTAGTTTTCATGCGAAGATCATGTCTTGTTTTAAAGAACTTGCCAAAGGATTCATCTGTTTTCTTGGCAAAAAGGACAACAACATCTTGCTCATTTTGAACCCCTCAAAACTCAGTAACTCATTAAAAACTTATGCTGCGTATTGTTCAAACCTACAAAACTTAATTTCAAATTCTAGTTGAGATtcaaaagtttccaaagatatcAAATCTGTCTGGCTGAATTTGGggaaatgtatataaaatgatgGCCGAGCcatctagaatatttccatttgaccGATTAGTGCAgccataaaaaataacagaggTTTGAATATTCTGACAATTCTGGCAGACAGTGTGGATTTTTTTAAGCCTTAAAGCTACTTGAGAGGAAAGAAAGTGTTGTTTACGTGTGCACCTGTTGTGTGGCTCACTCCAGTTGTAAATGTTGCGAGTGTGATGGGCCCATTTTTCAGGGTGAAACTGCCTCTGAACGGGTACTAAGTAGTCACACACACCCAGGGGCCAGCGGGAGAAGCTACGTTCCCAGCTTGGGTCTCCATCAGACAGCCCGATGCAGGCAAACACCTCCCTCctacagagaaacaaacacaaacaatcagAAAGAGGCTTCATACTGCGCCCTTCCACAATTATCTCCCTTTCCTTTCTCACCTCAGGTAACTGCTGCTGATGAAACACATGTAGGCTAACTCAAATACATTTCCTCATCCAAATACCTTTGAGCATCCCTCAAACCATGTGCTGCTCACCGAAGGCTCGGGCCCTGAGGGTTAATCCCACAGGTCAGTGTTGCCCCGCTGAGAGACAGGCATGTTGGCCTGGCAAACACTGCCCCCTGGTGGGCTTGGTATTAACAGGTCTCCTGCCAGTTTCTGGGTCTCAGTTACTCCTGGAGGAGTGAGTGATGAGAGCAGGGAGCAGCAACGAGTGCGCTAGAGACTATTTAACCAAATCAAGCAGATTAGTCGACTTCTGTAGTTCATCAAACTCATTTTATGGCCTCAACAGTTCTATGGGCTTATCTTCTCCCTGCACTCACCGCTGTGTCGACCATTCCACTGATCTCTGCCTCATTAGATCACCCACTTGTTCATTTGGACCATTGTATCCCTCTCaattcattctctctctccatttgatacccttttatttatctgttcaGACCAtccttttattctctctctgctctctccctgTGACTCACTGTCTGTTGTGGGACAGGAACTGCTCCAGACTGAAGGTGTCTTTCCCCTCAGGGTGGAGAGGGTCCCACCAGTGGCCAGGAAAGTAGACCCCTGGGTGGTGCTGCCCCAGCTTGGCCACATACCAAGTGTATGTCATCATctagaaagaagaaagagaaccGCCAACTCCATTCAAGTCTTTGTATCCAGTGTGATTAGCAATTAAAGAATTACCACACAGTGTACAATCCGGTTAAAGAGAAGGATTTATTGACTATCTTAGTGGCTTTCGCTCCATGTTTGACGTTATAAGGGAGTGTTCTGTCCTTACTTTTCactaattgtttatttattatttattacattgcTGTTGTAAAGCCCCTTGAGATTGGAATATTTATTAACGATGTATGTAATGACGACATAAAAAACTTATAAAAAGAACATATTCCTAAACTAACTCATAGGTATCAGACAGACAAGGTACATTGATATTTTGCTAAAAGATATTGTTCGCCACACAAAATCTATCTTTTCCGAATTTTATCAGGTCTTTCTTAGTTGACAAATTTCTCAGCTTATAAATGTTTTACAAttgtaaaacatacagtacaataatttcattttaattctgtttttcttgttgtccaTGGATGATTCTTGTTTGTATACcttaattgttttcttttatgatTATTCTTTGGGCATTTTTTCCCTTATCTGGTAGTTgaagagacaggaaacatgtgCAGAGAGAATCATGTAGTCCATCAAGTAGTATGTGTCTTTATAGGCTATTGCGCCCATTTATACCTACATGTTTTACTACTTGATCTTAACTGTGTCCTTAGAGAACCTTTTCTTCTAAGTAGGTTTTTGGTTCTGAAATTAAGATGTTCTTAACAAGACTTTATTCTTAGTGTTGCTTTCTAGTAACATCAAAACTAAACCACAACTGTTCTGGACCCAACATAGACAAGACATCTGTGAAATTAAAGCTCTGACCTCCTGGTCGACCAGGCATACATCAGGCCGTACGTTCTGGCAGTAGTGTAGGTAGCGGAGGGAGTTTCCTGGCAGATCTCCTCTGGTCAAGATGATCGAGTCTGTCGGGATGGAAGCTAAAAGCTCCCTGCCGAACCTCTCCACCACACTGTTTCTGCTCTGGTCACATTCCCTAGGATCATCAGCGCACACACCATCATACTGTATAGCATCATCAAAACAGCAGTTGTGTTTACTTGCTTTTAGAAGGGCAAGTGAGTGCATCCTTACCTCTGCTcagaagtgtgtgtgatgtgtgtaactgcgtgtatgtgagtgtgtccCTGTTTGTAGGTATGCTTTCAAGGTGCTCTGAGGGTAAGTTGTCAGTGCCCCCACCCCTTCCCCTCTGCAGAGCGCTCTGGCTGCCTATCTAATCGTGGGGAGACAGGTGTGATGGGTCTGACAGCACAGGCCATGCTCTCTCCTTGATCAAAGCCGCTCAGTGATGGCTGTCTGGCACTCCCCGGCACTACGCTGGTGTAATCTGCCTTCTCGGACAGCTAACATCTCAGACTGAGCTCTGTGAGTGGAATCTATGTGCTAACCGTGCCTCTCTTTAGCCCCTACCATGGGGTGAGCAGAGAAAAACCTGACATGTGGAGTTCAGACCTGCGGTATGAAGCGCAGAGGAGAAACAAATCGGGTTGACTCAGGGAATACTTATGCATGGGGATTTGAGAAGGAACTAGAATGAGAAGGgagtttttatttcactttaactTTTCTACACTGAAGTAACTTGGGACACAGGAGTACTGTAAAGTGAAAGTTGATCAAACTTGATCAAACCTCAGCAAGCATTTACAGCGATTGTACAAGAAGTAGCAGCTTTTCTGACAGGGCCaccaaaagaaacacacaaacaaacaaaacaaaaactacaaaaaagcTGCAACAAAAGATCAGTTTGAATTCAGAAACTGatgagaaacatttttttgtatgtttcttcTGCCAGGTTGAGTGTTCTGTGATTACTCTGCTGTTGTTATATCTCTCTAGTGGgagataataataaataatgttatgTCTTTTAACTTTTTACTCGATTCCTGACTCAacttcatgatttttttttttaaatcacatccTAAACCAAGTATGCTAACTTTATGTGATGCTCACCTGTGATTAGTGTGCACCATATGTGCCAGCAGAGCCATGGTGAGGACCCAGCCTGTGGTCTTCCACAGCCCCCCATGGCCCAGCCTCCTCTCCAGCCCAGTGTGTGTCCTGCTCAAGCCGAGGCCTGCcagcacacacactgcagcatcaCTCTGGAGCCAGAAACGCTCAACCTGCAGGAAGTGAGCATacgcatttacacacacaaacacacacacacacacacacacacgtgattcctgcagcttttttttcctcagcccAGTCTCAGGTCCAGTCATGGATCCATTCCAGGATCAGCTTCAATAGGTACTACTGTTTAAGTGCTCTGATTTCTGAAAGCCTGTTGTACCTGTATGGACTTCTCATATATAGAAAATTGTGCTGTGATTGCAACTGTAACTCAGTCCATGAGCACATGTTTACATGACCACAAGTAAgtgaaaacaacaaagcagagagaagatgGCAGAATGAGCTGAAATTTTATATCTCACCACTCCAAGCAGTAGAGGTCTACTGATGTCCAGGTTGGCTCTCCAAGCAAAAAACAGTGAGTAGACCAGCAGCATGACAGCGAAGAGCCAGGACACTGAGCAACACGTCCTGAGACAGGAAAGTTATTCACATACTgcattaaaatattcatatttacagtacttTTCATTATCAGTATACAAATATTGTTCTACTTAACTCTGGACAGCCATGTCCATAATTTAAGCCTCTGTCTggttatttaataaaaaaatacttgttttgAATAActccataaaaatataaatgcaggGATGGAGATCACAAGCCCGTGAGCGAATGTATACATGAGCCAGCTAAGAGGTGCATGATTGATTTTCTAATGCAGACTGAGTCATAATGAGCTGGTGCCAAGCGCTGAATCACATACTCATTACAGTACAGCTGTAAAATGTACTTATacactaaaaagaaaacacGTTACCCTTATGGCAATGACAAATCATCATCTGAACCTGAAGAGACACTTCCAAGccacagaaaaatacttttgATTTTCCTGCCAACAGATTGATATGACAGTCTCCGCTGGCTGGTCACTAAGTCAGTCAAGCTTccctttatttttgttttcctcacatTAAGCACAATAGTTAAAAAGTAAATGCTGACTTTTGAGtaataaaatgttctttaataTTAGGTAAATTAGCGTTTGCATGCTTTCATTTTGGCATCCTATAAAATGaccttgctctttttttttttttatctgtgtgtttgtagccAAGTTTATCAAAGTGCCCCCCAGGAGAGGGGGGGAAGTGGGGGGTGGCCGATGCCCTACAGAGCCCCAGGGTTTCACTAGGCTTTATCAACTCCACCCCACAGACTCCCGCAAAGGCAACACTGTAATGAATTACTGGATCACGCTGCCACATGCGGATACATACAAGCAGCGATTtacttgtacacacacaaacatgttttttgaaaATCCAAAATACACATCAGCCCTTCTTGATTTGACTGTGGAGCGATGCGACAGCTTGACAGTTAGGTgcctcagtgtttttttgtattctttttttctaaGATCAGCATTTTGTCAGTGGTTTTGTTCGCTGTCTTTTACTCCAGGGGATTAGATTTGTGGTTGAAGTGGCTGCTGAGATGCGAGTGTGACAGAGTTTGATGTGTTGCATCCTCATCCTACCTATCccatgaggagaggaggaggcctGTTCCTGCCAGCACCAGAACAGGAAGGGAAAGGTCTGCCAGGCAGTGGTCCAATTGggccctgcacacacacaagcacacatataaatatatatgatgGACACCAAAGACAAACTCAATTACTCTCCCTGCTACTGAACTCAAGGACACCAATTATTAAATGCCCTCCATCCCTTATCAAAACAAACTCCTTGGACTCTGCGCTCCTCCTTTCAATCGGATTGACAGATACGAATGACTGTGTCATCCACCCCCTGCTGCCCCATCCTCCCCTCACAGCGCCTGTCAGTCACAGAGCGCTTGCTCAGAGCACAGAGATAGTTTCCTGCCTCTTCCTTAATACCCATCTCTATTTGACAGCTTATTGAGTCTCTATATCTCCCAATGTACACTATGTGTGAATGTGCTCACAagcgtgtgtttgtgagtgtgtgtgtcagcttcTCCAGCGGGTTTACGTCTCCAGTGCGACATGCCTGTCATGTTCGCCTCTCTTCCCCATCTTGAAGGTGTGCTTGTCCATCAAGCAGCAGGGGTGATGGGAAGGGGTGGGTGCCTGGCAGAGGGGGGGCTGGTAGTGGGGGGTCTTAAGACGCACACGCATCCCCATCCCGTCAGCTAGTGAAAGATACCAGGAGTGGGATGACTGCAGTGGTGGTAGCGAGGAAGCAGGGGAGAGAATCGGGTGGAGGaagtgggtgggtggggtgctggagtggaaaaatacaatttctcCAGCTCTATTGCAGTGTCTGTCATCACAGCTTGTCACGCTTAAACACCAGAGCTGAGTGATCATTTCAAACTGCTGGAGAAACAGAACACAGCGATTTGGCCCTCTAAGCAGGTTCAGTTCTGCTTTGATGGGAGAGAGTGGAATGGGTAGAACAAAAgctgctggagagagagagagagagagagagagagagagagagagagagagagagagagagagagagagagagacagatgggcTGCAGAAATGACTCTGGGCTCTCAGAACGGATTGGTGTCTTTGGTTAAACCTGTGTAAAACACCAGAACCGGCGTGAAGAATGGTTGGGTCCTTCATCTCTTGAACCACTTGTGCCCTTCACTGTATCTCAGATCAAATCCCAACATTTCTCTCTATTGTTACTTAACTACTCCGTTTTAGAATTTACAGTCTTCATAGACACAAAATGCTACCAAGGGCAAAGAAATCAATGATGCtagtgctgaaacaatgaatcaattaattgattagccAATCAACTTATAGATattgaaaatgaatcaacaattTGATCATTGATTAATAAGTCATAtatcaagcaaaaacaaaacaaatttgctatcttcagcttctccaatgtgaggatttgttgtttttttctagtttATAGTAGATCTTTGGGTTATTGGAAGAGCAATTTGAAGACTTCACTTTGGAATATTGGAAACTGTAATGGccatttttttgacattttcatagactaaataaataattgattacTCTTATAAATAACCaaaagataaatcaataattcaattatttttgCAGTTCTAAATGACAcagacagttttattttcaaatgcaaTGTGGGATATGCAGACCAAGGAGATGAAATGCAACTTCAAAGAAATGTGATTCAACAATAAGTACAGCACAGTGTGAACTAAGTATATGCAATGAGAAACTTTTGTTCAGTATTTCACATGTGTTTAGtcaaaaagaaagataaaaaaaaaactgaaaaaaggccACAAAAACTCACTTTAACATTGTGGTCAGGTTCACGGAGTTCTCCGTCTTTGcctgcaaacacaaaaagagaagacagaaaggaCGATTAATGACATGATTAGAACTGAGTGTGTacatagtagtagtagtttaaATATAGAAGGGCAAGCGGGATGTACCAGACTGAAGGTGCCATATTCAGCCCGCAGCAGGTGGGTCAGCAGGCCTGATAGGGTGGTCTGGTCCCCCCAGCTCCAGCGAGCTGTGTTGAGGTAGGAGGAGATGGGCAGGTAGATGTACGGCAGAAAACCCAGCAGAAAACACACTCCCAGAGACATGAGGATACGCAAAGACAGCTCCTGTTGAGATAACATGGAACACAGTACTTATTTTCATGTTCCCCAAAATGGATGTAAAATTGACCAACATTCGAAAAAGCTGCATCCTAAGAAACCctgttttagattttttgttGTTACACATAACCAGgtatttaatatatattaaattgCTGACAGTAACAAGACTCAGATGTGAGAAATTACTAGAGTTGGAATCAAGGAGGTTTTTCAGAGAAATCTATATACATATGTGTCAGAAACACTACTCCCAGGTTTCATTCCATTTTCTTGGATAAACCGTTTCCATTCATACAGGTACATACATATTTAGAAGTATTTCTACTTTACAGTCTGTAAAGTCCAAAATGAACAGATGGAATCTATAATTATTGACTGCACACAGCTGAGTGTACGATTGATAAGTGCCGATTTTATTGCCTTTACAATGTGTTTCTATGTGAGATTCTATAAATAAAGCCCCAGTACTTACCCTATGAGAGTAGAGTCTGTGAAGGACCCAGGGAATGACGACCAGTACGTAAAGCACCAAGGTGTGCTGGTTACAGAGCCCCAAACCACAGCACAGCGCCCCGCAATATGAAATCTGACAAGGACAAGCAATCCAGTACAGCACTGTGAGTTCAAGCTGAAGTTATCTTTGCAAATCACATGAGGAACGAtcagaaggaaaatgaaagacacAAGTCATCAGTTACCTTCCTCCTCTGAGAGGCGTTTTCAGCACAGTGAAAGCTGGCCGTCAAGAAGAAGAGCAGCCCGACAAAAAGGTTGTTGAGAGTAAAGACCTCTGCGACCATGGACCACTGCCAGGTCAGCCTGGACACAGCGAAGAGTCCTCCAGCCAGTACTGCGCCGGGGCCGGGACCTGCCAACCTGAcagtgagggaggagaggtCAACATCATTATATGTTATTATAAAGAGTTGTGGCTGTCCACACAAATCCTGGAGGATGCTATGTTTACTTAAAATCACATATCTGGTTCTAACCAAACTACGGATTCAGGTGCTGTCTGGTAAactaaaatgctgttttaactTTGAAGACATTTACACTTTTCTAGGAGGTCGATGCAATCATCAAAAATCATTTGAACTAAAAAGAATCTGGAAAACATTTTAACCTATTCAAATATACCAATCCTAgtcttattttattgtttttagtcCATTTTAAAGGCTACAAAACTTCAAGTTGTTTTTCCAGTATCATATTTGGCCTAACTTACACTGcagtgacacaaaaaacaacaaagtcagCAGCTTCacacaaaattaaaattctGCAGTCAAAAAAAAGCCACCACTTCCCCCAGACTAATTTGGGGAGCCATTATAATCTCCCCGCAACCCAAGTTTGCTTCTCGGACAAGACCTTGAAAAACACTCTCGGTGAATTGGGCCATTCATATATCATGAGAACTCCCTCCCCGGCAGCCGGTTGATCTCGAGCAGACTGGCACAGAAACCATCATGGTAGAGATAGCACTTTATcctcagcttcttaaatataaTGTGTGCACAAAAGTtttccccccttcctcctctcctgtaCTGTCTCCATCTCCTTTGCGGTAATTGAAGCAAACTTGGGATAATCTGTCATACGCTAAGACCCACCACTTACTAaaatgagagacagagggggagagagagagagagagagagaggcgacAAATGATGgggagaagggaaagaaaagaaaaatagtgcAGAGAAGTGTGCGTTAAAGGGGTGAGACAGTGTGCGGGATGAAGGATGAAATatagaaaaaggaagaaaaaagttcaagaagagagaggggaaaaaagagaaaagggaaaaaaaaaaagcagcccaGTCCCCGGCATGCTGGCTCTGAAATATGAGCAGGCTCGACAATTAGGGAAGTCAGGCAGTATGGCCCTTTCCGCCATTGTGTGGAGTGGCTTAGAGTCCTCATCAGCCTATCAGCTAACTGACAGGCAGAGAGCTGCTCTATTCAGCACCGCAGATACAAGCTGCAGGCCAAACGGCTGCCAGGTCCCTTATGACCCCACAATCCCTTGCCGGTGACAGCTTCAAGCTCCATAGCAAATTAGGCGCTCTCACATTACAATCGCAGAAGACAGATTCCATTAACGGTATCTGAAATTGAGTAGAGAGCAGGCCCGTTATCAGACCTGACTCATAAGCACCGCCATTAATCACAAGGCATGATACCATTTATACATTTCCAGCTCTCTGCCTGCCGCTGTGATAGTCAGCCACAAAAGGCCTGATGAGACTTAGGCTAGGGGAACAATGGAGCTTTCTGAGGAAAGCGCGGTaaatcaggaaaaaaaggagagggagagcgagaggagggtagaaaaaaaaaaaactcttgcTTGCTGACtacttccccttttttttcttgggttttctctctccttctctccactatttttcctctgtgttcAATGTAAGGCGAGCCTGGTGAATgagtatgtatatatgtgtgtgtatgcgcacTTAAaagaggggggggtgggggaagGGGGGGTGGCGACTTTGTTGATGGGGTGTCTAGGAGTGGGTCTTAATAAGAGATAGCAGCGTCTTTCTCGCTGCACCGCTCCAGGAATTAGTTGTAACTTGAAGGAGGGATGAAGAAGGGTGGGGGCAAATGGGGACTTTTGTTGAGGTGCAGAGACCCCCCGCACCCATAATTTTACCTCCCTGCATGACAATTAACCCATAGCTCGTACACCTAGCAGGGGGGCTGGTTTTGAGGTAGCACAGGGTGCGGAGCAGTCGTGGGGGTCCACGGACAGGGTTATTACACCAAGTCTGTTCTGGCTTCTGAAGCCCCGCCTGATAGCCAGGCAGCACTCGTCACTGTTCAGAgacgcgcgcgcgcgcacacacacacacacacacacacacacacactcttcttctCCGACTTCTTTATTCTCCCTGAGTGGCTGACAAATCTCTCTGTTAGAGCTTGTCAGTCTGTAAGAGCCCAgtgatgtgtgtacagtgtgGCTGTAaatgacctgtctgtctgcgtgGGACCACCTGGGTCCCAGTCAGCCTCTCAGCCTCTCCGCAGCTCATTCTCCTGGCTGGCTGCTCCCAGGGCGCGCAGATAAAGCAGGACACATTCTGACACCGATGTGGCCGTGTTCCCTGTTATCACCACTCAATGCGGTGCAGGATGCTGCTGTGCTGAAATGTTGTGGCTCAGTGACAATGGCCTGGTTGAGACGTGGCAGGAGTATAACACGGCTGACAACGAGACTATTCTACCCTGAACTGATCCACCCTGCCAAAATTTCTATGTCATCACTTGGGTAATTAACTGAATGACAAATATTATGCATAAAGCCTGAAATGAGGCACAAATTTGGAAATAATGTGACTTAGAAAATTACCaataattcaactttttttcaaCTAAGAGTATACATAAGGaagaaacataagaaaatagggaaaataagaaaaacaattttacaCGCAGGTTCAAAAGGAAAGAttaaaggtaaataaaaaaataataaatgacaatgaCACAACAGGCTCTGGTAAGCAGTGTCCTATTCAAGGACACAACAAAAGCTCAGTACAATCACTTTGAAGTGTCAAAATGGGACCTGCCTCATTTACCCTCTCAGTTCTACAGTATAGGCTAGAGACGTGCCAGCACCAGTCGTCTGTGCTAAATAACAGCACACAAAAAGCCTACACCAGCACTATACACTGAATGAGGCTTCACAATGGCGTTGGCCAAGGGAGCCACTGTCACACACCACCCCGGGGACCAGACAATACCACAGCTGTGCCATCACGGATCAGTGCTGTACTGTTCTCTAACCGAGTGGTGGTTTGGGGGAGCAGCGCTGGAAGAGAATCACACATTCCTGAAGAGGGTAGAGAGCCCGTAGAGGAGGTGGCCTGCTCGAGCTGAGGCTGAGGTTTCCAGCTGGCCCTCGATGACACCCTAGGGGTCTCCTCTGGCCAGGATACCAGGCAGGGTACTTAGTAGCTATTATATGACAGTGGTAACTCTCTGATGCATTGCTTTGAAATTTCAAAGCCAAGCAGCAATTGATATACAAATTTAAGCGTTAAATGATacgatatatacagtatacatgtcAAGAAATCAAAAccttattaaataaaatacttcaATGTGTTTTAAAGATAGTCAGTGTGTGGATTACAGCTgtgcaatatttttgtattattgatCAACTTTCAGTGGAAACGTATCATGACAATACAATCGTATTGtgttatcatttaaaaaatgttttaaaaagggGCATTAGTAAGAATGTACATAGTTCAGCttacagttgtataatgtcatCTGTAACTCTGGAGGGAGCCTGTAACAAACTGGAGGCGTGCAGCTGGAAAGATATTTACCAGACTGGGAAGGTTTAAATAAagatgctattgagttgcattatgagAAATGTAGGATACAGTGTTTTAGGGTCTTGACCCACACTTGACACTAAAAGTCAGATATTGcaacctctgctgctttgattttgatgattctttatgtatgtatgtatctctTGTAAGTCCACAACTTTGTGGAAGTGCATTACTAAATAACTGGAGTGCCTCtttaaatcaattatttcaGACAAATTTCAGGCAAAGATGAACaaaattatattatgttatttaagtttttattttaaagtgaaGAGCACAACAGTGAAACATAATTTAATGATATTGATTTCAGCCATATCACCCATACTTTTTATGGATATATTATTGATATTGCTATATCATATGATCTTGAACTTTTTAGGCTGCTCTACCTAATTGAAATACTCAATGAAttcctcattttttaaaatttgttttgtgtgaaattATTTTCTGAAAGACCCAAAGGTTAGCACtaaaataatattacattatCAATATTGAAGTAAACAAATCTAAAACCTTTAATTGTGTTCAGTATTGAATCAGCATACTCCTTTTTTCCTAACTGACTTACCAAAACAGTATATCTGAATCTGGGATGCCACAGCCTAATTTTAGGCCAATCACCAAACCGGGCACTTCACTGTCTTCCCCTCATCCAGAGTGTGCAGTAAGGATGCTGTCTGTGCGAACAGAGACGAGGGTAAATAAGGGTCCCAGCTCTGCCGCTTAGACACCCCTCCTCCAGGAAGCGCTCCAGTGCTCCAAGTGCGTGTAAAATTAATCACCACAATTCTGCTCAAACAATGCAGCCACTGACATGACAATTTCTCCCAGAATGCCATCTTAATCTCCAcccaacacacaaaaaattacaggaagagggaaaaaaaaaaaacaatttacaaaaacCCTGTGTTTATGCAATTCACTGAATGCCAT
It contains:
- the tmem260 gene encoding transmembrane protein 260, encoding MSVEQRRSWILTGATVACVAALYVPCVQRTVPGGDSGELITTACELGVAHPPGYPVFTLLARLAMCLLPSLSPAHSVNLMSSLLGAAACGALCFTVCRLAGPGPGAVLAGGLFAVSRLTWQWSMVAEVFTLNNLFVGLLFFLTASFHCAENASQRRKISYCGALCCGLGLCNQHTLVLYVLVVIPWVLHRLYSHRELSLRILMSLGVCFLLGFLPYIYLPISSYLNTARWSWGDQTTLSGLLTHLLRAEYGTFSLAKTENSVNLTTMLKAQLDHCLADLSLPVLVLAGTGLLLSSWDRTCCSVSWLFAVMLLVYSLFFAWRANLDISRPLLLGVVERFWLQSDAAVCVLAGLGLSRTHTGLERRLGHGGLWKTTGWVLTMALLAHMVHTNHRECDQSRNSVVERFGRELLASIPTDSIILTRGDLPGNSLRYLHYCQNVRPDVCLVDQEMMTYTWYVAKLGQHHPGVYFPGHWWDPLHPEGKDTFSLEQFLSHNRQREVFACIGLSDGDPSWERSFSRWPLGVCDYLVPVQRQFHPEKWAHHTRNIYNWSEPHNSFHPASWERVANEEMWQARMKTAFFLFDLAERMQGEGKARLFELSYTLYKEIVEAHSDYPSNWDKNLALACERLLRSGHRGYSPDSLLTCSTQHFSLYLEKEPTDPQAAAIRSAVTHLLKERDKLRQSRRRTP